Proteins from a genomic interval of Paenibacillus sp. FSL R5-0623:
- a CDS encoding ABC transporter permease, giving the protein MNTLEENTGVGIRVAAGIFLTIMLITIVVIITISSQDAAKQGQTKMAAITTQLSDTEYNTYNNTVLSGSQVLNAIRQYVNQDEFGIQVITGKQYYQDTSTSGTFYGQQFNLDARGVVTSLDTTKRTSLYYAELQSNIQYINPSGKFISSIVRDDNNMIRGIKFEQQR; this is encoded by the coding sequence ATGAATACGTTGGAAGAGAATACAGGCGTCGGTATAAGGGTAGCAGCGGGTATATTCCTAACCATTATGTTGATTACGATTGTAGTTATTATTACGATTTCATCGCAGGATGCAGCAAAACAGGGACAGACAAAGATGGCCGCGATAACTACTCAACTATCAGACACAGAGTATAACACTTACAATAATACTGTACTGTCAGGAAGCCAAGTTCTTAATGCGATCAGGCAGTATGTGAATCAAGATGAATTTGGCATACAGGTAATAACGGGCAAACAATATTATCAAGATACTAGTACTTCAGGCACATTTTATGGTCAACAATTCAATCTGGATGCAAGAGGAGTAGTCACATCACTGGATACTACGAAGAGAACATCCCTATACTATGCTGAATTACAATCTAACATTCAATATATCAATCCCAGTGGAAAATTCATTTCTAGTATAGTTCGAGATGACAATAATATGATCAGGGGTATAAAGTTTGAACAGCAACGGTAG
- a CDS encoding ABC transporter permease: MEENTGVGIRVAAGIFLTIMLITIVVIITISSQDAAKQGQTKMAAITTQLSDTEYQTYSNTTLSGSQVLNAVRQYMNQEQFGVQVITGKQRNTVGTFYGDVFNNIGEITPNSGGTLSLVNAEKQSANEYINPSGKFRSSIVRDKNNMIRGIIFEQE, encoded by the coding sequence ATGGAAGAAAATACAGGCGTCGGTATACGGGTCGCAGCCGGTATATTCCTCACCATCATGTTGATTACAATTGTAGTTATTATTACGATTTCATCGCAAGATGCGGCAAAACAGGGACAGACAAAGATGGCTGCAATCACGACGCAGTTGTCGGATACGGAGTATCAGACGTATAGCAATACCACATTATCGGGTAGTCAGGTTCTGAATGCAGTACGGCAATATATGAATCAGGAGCAATTCGGTGTTCAGGTTATTACGGGGAAACAAAGAAATACTGTGGGTACATTTTACGGAGATGTATTTAACAACATCGGAGAGATAACTCCCAATAGTGGTGGTACTTTGAGCCTTGTTAATGCTGAGAAGCAATCGGCCAATGAATATATTAATCCTAGTGGGAAATTCAGATCCTCTATTGTGAGGGATAAGAATAACATGATTAGAGGAATAATTTTTGAACAGGAATAG
- a CDS encoding SAF domain-containing protein has translation MSKIRFRQKQLLLSASIGGAIILFVCVIAGYFIIDYIQGRYVERTLQIEQQLQDAQKKLNEDKMKVIVLNDDHKAGDLITEDDVSSLVVPVSTVPQNTVEQAEIVGKRIKIDLQKNSIITTPMLFEDGITPKDLRNQEFSLVQLPLKLKKDEFVDVRIRFATGQDYIVLSKKKVEDLNNGTIWYKMTEKEILTMSSAIVDAYINDASIYALSYVDPYMQDGAIINYPSNPKVLDLIESNPNIVGLATTALERQVRAKLEQDIQSMSDEDRQKYISGRNTTEMNSREYITETEGQGNTPTSQQDNSLMNENSTDMNQQSNTGNTPNATSDSGSLFNDSNTREPAQ, from the coding sequence ATGTCTAAGATTCGTTTTAGGCAGAAGCAGTTGCTTCTGTCCGCTTCCATTGGGGGGGCGATCATTTTATTTGTTTGTGTTATCGCTGGCTATTTTATTATTGACTATATTCAAGGAAGATATGTTGAGCGAACACTTCAGATTGAGCAACAACTTCAAGATGCACAGAAGAAGTTGAATGAAGATAAGATGAAAGTGATCGTACTGAATGATGATCATAAGGCCGGAGATTTAATTACAGAAGATGACGTGAGTTCTCTAGTTGTACCGGTTAGTACGGTACCCCAAAATACAGTAGAGCAAGCAGAGATTGTAGGGAAAAGGATTAAGATTGATCTTCAGAAAAACTCTATTATCACCACACCAATGTTGTTTGAAGATGGAATAACACCCAAAGACCTTAGAAACCAAGAGTTTAGTCTAGTACAGCTTCCTTTAAAGTTGAAAAAAGATGAATTTGTAGATGTTCGGATTCGTTTTGCAACAGGTCAGGATTACATAGTACTTTCTAAGAAAAAAGTAGAAGATTTAAATAATGGGACGATATGGTACAAAATGACTGAAAAAGAAATTTTGACGATGTCAAGTGCTATTGTAGATGCTTACATCAATGATGCCTCTATCTATGCATTAAGTTATGTTGATCCTTACATGCAAGATGGTGCAATCATCAACTATCCATCTAATCCTAAAGTATTGGATCTCATTGAATCTAATCCTAATATTGTTGGATTGGCAACAACGGCTCTCGAACGACAAGTAAGAGCAAAATTAGAACAAGATATTCAGTCCATGAGTGATGAAGACAGACAAAAGTATATCAGTGGACGTAATACGACGGAGATGAACTCAAGGGAGTACATTACTGAGACAGAAGGACAAGGAAACACACCAACATCTCAGCAAGATAATTCTCTGATGAATGAAAACTCAACTGATATGAACCAGCAAAGTAATACTGGGAATACACCAAATGCAACTTCAGACTCAGGTAGTCTTTTCAATGATAGCAATACACGTGAACCTGCACAGTAA
- the essC gene encoding type VII secretion protein EssC → MSHFFYKRSPRIIKETSGEEVEIFSPPSLPQPPQLNIISIMVPIMVTVAGGAAMMTFYQSRGNGQFVTVQMISLCMMVVSYFVPVLVHFQNKAKHRKKIKDRERLYDNHINENRETLQNWKNELILNWHQTHLDPQFCINMVKERSSSVWERIPQDFDFLKVRVGIGTVPSNFDITVPKQNGVEKDPMLEKAREMTEKFTTITNAPALLDLSKYRIIGLVGDEEELNMFCRTVVTQLAAHHAPDELKMAVFMNKIQRENWDWMRWIPHVWNDTRSGRYLFEERGYQPQLMEQLFTMLQRRQWLNKGEKALPFYVCFLPFIEMLEHEPILPLMMKSSEVIGVCSIVLAPSKDVLPKECELVIDLHSAEGVMRSTNVTGGSAGDATYAKPKDEIPFVQPFKSDQMTLEQADQFARQIAPYRIKRNSADEIVNVLTLFELFGIQNIEQFHVENNWQKSRYPNTLPFPVGVRGGKKPVLLNLHDKIERKGHGPHGLMAGTTGSGKSEVIQSIIASLAVEYHPHDMAFMLIDYKGGGMSNTFQELPHVIATVTNLEEEGLIERSKVSLKAELKRRQRLFIAAGNVQHIDEYYLTEWKDRDPLPHLFIVIDEFAQLKKDQPEFMSELVSIAAIGRTLGVHLLLATQKPGGVVDDKIWSNSRYKVCLRVQDESDSREMIRIPDAAHITNPGRGFLQVGSNEVFESVQFAWSGAPYRPDQSITQSDRNMYAYELDGRKTKLRDQLELLQETKPAEEKTLSKKQLNVLIEHIAMKAEREGIQRLPGPWLEPLPNHLTLEDLVISSSESGKILNPQVGLIDDVVNQRQFPLRIDLESGHWLIYGMPGTGKTTFIQTLLYSLATETTPNDVNIYALDFGRMLKDYTLLPHVADVIQDDQEEKMNRLFNYLEETISKRKTLFAETGVKSRLSYCAETGNTLPAILVIIDSYVSFRGQFEKLHEKLDPLLREGPGLGIYFVATINRISDMLERIRSNFPNAVSYMLADAGDYNYAVGRLNKAPTQMPEGRAFVKGTIPPYEFQTALSINAVNESSRAKLLREQFAVIDASCTTAKPESIRVLPEVIAIPEVLKDINIVSDPTLPVHMNIDSLRMLGWDMEADGPYFIVAGRMESGKTSLLVTIGLISAMKYSTDELELYLCDFRRTPQGLGALKELNHTAAFATNEATMEEMIENLRTKLEERVADPDEFAPKMVLIMDDVDFLAKRISRTITGHLEYITRNGREHGVFIIVSGQANAINRNYDEWMKEIKSGQIGWLLGTAESTDTELFNIKVPYVSGSRVLPDGEGYYIKRKFVSVKAVHAFANGVAQVEEQVAEINRNAVLVVNSDIKGKKTHI, encoded by the coding sequence ATGTCCCATTTTTTTTATAAGAGATCGCCTAGGATTATTAAAGAAACATCGGGAGAGGAAGTGGAAATTTTCTCCCCGCCCTCACTTCCTCAACCACCACAACTGAACATTATCTCGATTATGGTTCCCATTATGGTTACAGTTGCAGGTGGGGCGGCAATGATGACTTTTTACCAAAGTCGGGGGAATGGGCAATTTGTAACCGTACAGATGATTTCCCTCTGTATGATGGTCGTTTCATATTTTGTTCCTGTCCTAGTTCATTTCCAGAATAAAGCAAAGCATCGCAAAAAAATTAAAGATCGTGAACGTTTATACGACAATCACATTAATGAGAACAGGGAAACGCTGCAGAACTGGAAGAACGAATTGATTTTGAACTGGCACCAAACCCATTTGGATCCACAATTTTGTATCAATATGGTCAAGGAGCGAAGCTCTTCGGTATGGGAGCGAATTCCACAGGATTTTGACTTCTTGAAAGTCCGCGTCGGCATTGGAACCGTGCCAAGTAACTTCGACATTACGGTACCTAAGCAAAATGGAGTCGAGAAGGATCCGATGCTTGAAAAAGCGAGGGAAATGACGGAGAAATTCACTACAATTACGAATGCTCCCGCCCTGCTGGACTTGAGTAAATATCGCATTATCGGGCTTGTTGGCGACGAAGAAGAACTAAATATGTTCTGTCGTACTGTTGTGACACAACTTGCGGCACATCATGCACCAGACGAGCTTAAGATGGCCGTATTTATGAATAAGATACAACGAGAAAATTGGGACTGGATGAGGTGGATTCCGCATGTGTGGAACGACACCCGTTCGGGCAGATATCTGTTCGAAGAACGGGGATATCAACCTCAATTAATGGAGCAATTATTTACGATGTTACAGCGTCGTCAATGGTTGAACAAGGGGGAGAAAGCACTCCCGTTTTACGTCTGTTTCCTGCCGTTCATTGAGATGCTGGAGCATGAGCCTATTCTTCCTTTGATGATGAAGAGCTCAGAGGTCATTGGCGTTTGCAGCATCGTACTTGCACCGAGCAAGGACGTTCTTCCGAAGGAATGTGAACTTGTTATTGATTTGCATTCGGCTGAAGGGGTCATGCGTTCAACGAATGTAACGGGTGGTTCTGCTGGCGATGCTACCTATGCCAAGCCTAAGGATGAGATCCCATTTGTACAACCCTTCAAATCAGATCAGATGACACTGGAACAAGCAGATCAATTTGCACGTCAGATTGCTCCGTATCGGATCAAGAGGAATTCTGCGGATGAGATTGTAAATGTACTGACGTTGTTTGAACTATTTGGAATACAGAATATCGAACAGTTCCATGTGGAAAACAATTGGCAGAAGTCACGTTATCCCAATACCCTTCCTTTCCCTGTGGGTGTTAGAGGGGGGAAAAAGCCGGTTCTGCTGAACCTTCATGACAAGATCGAGCGTAAAGGACATGGTCCTCACGGACTTATGGCAGGAACAACCGGTTCAGGTAAAAGTGAAGTTATTCAATCCATTATTGCATCACTTGCGGTTGAATATCATCCCCATGATATGGCGTTTATGCTGATTGACTATAAAGGTGGGGGCATGTCCAACACGTTCCAGGAATTGCCTCACGTTATTGCCACAGTAACGAATCTGGAAGAAGAAGGGTTAATCGAACGTTCTAAGGTTTCCCTTAAAGCCGAGCTTAAACGAAGACAGCGGTTATTCATTGCTGCTGGTAATGTACAGCATATTGACGAATATTATCTTACAGAGTGGAAAGATCGGGATCCTCTCCCGCATCTATTCATTGTCATCGATGAGTTTGCACAACTGAAAAAAGACCAACCGGAGTTCATGAGTGAATTGGTTTCCATTGCGGCTATTGGTCGGACATTGGGTGTGCATCTGCTCTTGGCAACCCAGAAACCAGGCGGCGTTGTAGATGATAAAATCTGGAGTAACTCCCGTTATAAAGTTTGCCTTCGAGTTCAGGACGAAAGTGATAGTCGTGAGATGATCCGAATTCCGGATGCTGCTCATATTACAAACCCGGGTCGTGGTTTTCTACAAGTCGGTAGTAATGAAGTATTTGAATCCGTTCAATTCGCATGGAGCGGTGCTCCGTATCGACCAGATCAGAGTATTACGCAATCTGACCGCAATATGTATGCTTATGAATTAGATGGTCGCAAGACCAAGTTAAGAGACCAGCTCGAGTTGCTTCAGGAAACAAAACCTGCTGAAGAAAAGACGCTCAGTAAAAAACAATTAAACGTTCTTATTGAGCATATCGCGATGAAAGCAGAACGCGAAGGTATTCAGCGTCTACCAGGTCCTTGGCTGGAGCCACTGCCTAATCATCTGACTTTGGAAGATCTAGTTATCAGTTCAAGTGAATCAGGTAAAATTTTGAATCCACAGGTTGGACTTATTGATGATGTAGTGAACCAAAGACAATTTCCACTTCGGATTGATCTGGAATCAGGACATTGGCTGATATATGGTATGCCAGGTACGGGGAAAACAACATTTATCCAGACCTTGCTCTATTCACTTGCAACGGAGACGACACCTAATGATGTGAATATCTATGCGCTCGATTTTGGAAGAATGCTGAAGGATTATACTCTATTGCCTCATGTAGCGGATGTCATTCAGGATGATCAGGAAGAGAAGATGAACCGATTGTTCAATTATCTGGAAGAGACCATTAGTAAGCGTAAAACGCTGTTTGCTGAAACAGGAGTGAAATCCAGACTGTCTTACTGTGCTGAAACAGGAAATACGCTGCCGGCCATACTAGTCATTATCGATAGCTATGTTAGTTTCCGAGGGCAGTTCGAGAAGCTTCATGAGAAGCTGGATCCTCTGCTGCGTGAAGGTCCGGGACTAGGCATATACTTTGTAGCAACGATCAACCGTATTTCCGATATGTTGGAACGAATCCGCAGTAACTTTCCGAATGCTGTCTCATATATGCTTGCAGATGCAGGGGACTATAACTATGCCGTAGGAAGGCTGAACAAAGCACCAACACAGATGCCGGAAGGAAGGGCCTTTGTGAAGGGAACAATCCCTCCATATGAGTTCCAAACGGCGTTATCCATTAATGCGGTGAATGAGTCTTCCCGTGCCAAGTTATTGCGCGAACAGTTTGCAGTAATTGACGCTTCTTGTACGACTGCTAAACCAGAGTCCATTCGAGTATTACCTGAGGTCATTGCTATTCCAGAAGTGTTGAAAGATATTAATATCGTGTCTGATCCTACGCTACCCGTTCATATGAACATTGATAGTTTGAGAATGTTGGGATGGGATATGGAAGCGGATGGTCCATATTTCATAGTTGCCGGAAGAATGGAATCTGGTAAAACGTCATTGCTTGTCACGATAGGATTGATATCAGCCATGAAGTATTCAACGGATGAACTTGAACTATATCTATGCGACTTTAGACGCACGCCTCAAGGATTGGGAGCTCTGAAGGAATTAAATCATACGGCGGCATTTGCAACGAATGAGGCAACGATGGAAGAAATGATCGAAAATCTACGTACGAAACTGGAAGAGAGAGTTGCTGATCCGGATGAATTTGCCCCGAAAATGGTTCTGATTATGGACGATGTTGATTTTCTGGCTAAGCGTATCTCCAGAACGATTACAGGTCATCTGGAATATATCAC
- a CDS encoding ATPase, T2SS/T4P/T4SS family: protein MGLNFTINFLAIVLIVAVLIAYLFLKLNRKPGQVGTRQKNENEERFQFDYLLEYVKTMINEYVNSNLLDMGMTSEEYNRRLGVVAELRSAMKNATSGDIQEKIYLKQFISDLLERNYGFNDDNIDRIIPFEDEDQLTQQDKFDILLHLYKKKHGFQGLSKLIDKYQLDQPKKVIEDGTVDSYVITGDEIDSIFVKEARGGLEFDDKLAIVVQRVYQHYKGFGVIDEIRDMSIDGVSGGVSGVPTNMQIVEDEISLLQGMKQYKYPGYQSVWIFFRGKSIHLSFLSFETDLELKRVCQNIYKYDNPGQLTETNGFKVNEMKDGSRVVVVRPPFAESWAFFVRKFDLPNMKLDHLISSKDAVNAELARDMIKYLMKGAQVTAFTGPQGSGKTSLVMASVKYIYATLTLRIQEMTFELHLRRLYPQRNSLALRETENIAGQAGLDLQKKTDGSVNILGEVATDPVAAWMIQMSQVASLFTIFTHHATSARELVWSLRNSLLKTGVFQNERIAEEQVANAVQWDVHMRKEMNGKRYIERITEITPVRFESDTLEHEEVLSKGDSIESKLDALVNLQREVYRRNSGRVWNARNIIEYRNGEYVAVSPISPEKIEKMLFNMNEEDRENFGQFLNAHWGQAQ from the coding sequence ATGGGACTGAATTTCACCATTAATTTCCTCGCAATTGTTTTGATCGTAGCTGTTTTAATTGCGTATTTATTCTTGAAGCTGAACAGAAAACCTGGTCAGGTTGGAACACGTCAGAAAAATGAAAATGAAGAACGGTTCCAATTTGATTATCTTCTTGAATACGTTAAAACCATGATTAATGAGTACGTAAACAGTAACTTGTTGGATATGGGAATGACAAGCGAGGAATACAATCGTCGTCTGGGAGTTGTAGCTGAGCTAAGAAGTGCCATGAAAAATGCGACTTCAGGTGACATACAAGAGAAGATTTATCTTAAGCAATTTATATCTGATCTTTTGGAACGTAATTATGGTTTTAACGATGATAATATCGATAGAATCATTCCTTTTGAGGATGAAGATCAATTAACACAACAAGATAAATTTGATATTTTGCTTCATTTATATAAAAAGAAGCACGGATTTCAAGGTCTATCCAAGTTAATCGATAAGTATCAATTGGATCAACCAAAAAAAGTTATTGAAGATGGAACGGTAGATTCATATGTAATTACGGGTGATGAGATTGACTCCATTTTTGTCAAAGAAGCACGTGGTGGTTTGGAGTTTGATGATAAGTTAGCTATCGTTGTGCAGCGTGTATACCAGCATTATAAAGGGTTTGGCGTTATTGACGAAATTCGTGATATGTCCATTGATGGTGTATCTGGTGGGGTATCAGGTGTTCCAACCAATATGCAGATTGTGGAAGATGAGATTTCATTACTGCAAGGAATGAAGCAATATAAGTATCCAGGGTACCAGAGCGTATGGATTTTCTTTCGAGGTAAATCTATACATTTATCGTTTTTAAGTTTTGAAACCGACCTAGAATTGAAAAGGGTATGTCAGAACATCTATAAGTATGACAATCCAGGTCAACTAACGGAGACGAACGGTTTTAAAGTCAATGAAATGAAAGATGGATCCAGGGTCGTGGTTGTTCGACCGCCGTTTGCAGAGAGTTGGGCATTTTTTGTTAGGAAGTTTGATCTACCAAATATGAAATTGGATCATCTGATCTCATCCAAAGATGCCGTAAATGCTGAATTAGCTAGAGATATGATTAAGTACCTGATGAAAGGTGCGCAGGTTACTGCATTTACTGGACCTCAGGGTTCAGGAAAGACATCTTTGGTCATGGCCTCAGTTAAATACATATACGCTACGTTAACTTTGAGGATTCAAGAGATGACATTTGAGCTGCATCTAAGAAGACTATATCCACAACGTAACTCACTGGCATTGCGAGAAACCGAGAACATTGCCGGACAAGCTGGACTAGACCTTCAGAAGAAAACGGACGGTTCTGTAAACATTCTGGGGGAAGTCGCTACGGATCCCGTGGCAGCTTGGATGATACAGATGTCGCAGGTAGCAAGTCTGTTTACGATCTTTACACATCATGCGACCTCTGCACGTGAATTGGTATGGTCTTTGCGGAACTCATTGCTCAAAACCGGTGTGTTCCAGAATGAGCGTATCGCAGAAGAACAGGTAGCAAATGCGGTGCAATGGGATGTTCACATGCGTAAGGAAATGAACGGTAAACGTTACATTGAGCGAATAACTGAGATCACACCTGTTCGATTTGAATCGGATACGTTGGAGCATGAAGAAGTGTTATCCAAAGGTGATTCTATTGAGAGTAAGTTGGATGCCTTGGTCAATCTTCAAAGAGAAGTGTACAGAAGAAATAGTGGAAGAGTATGGAATGCACGAAATATCATTGAATACCGTAATGGTGAATACGTTGCTGTGTCTCCAATCTCTCCTGAAAAAATCGAAAAAATGTTGTTTAACATGAACGAGGAAGATCGTGAGAACTTCGGGCAGTTTCTGAATGCGCATTGGGGGCAGGCTCAATGA